A genomic region of Tamandua tetradactyla isolate mTamTet1 chromosome 2, mTamTet1.pri, whole genome shotgun sequence contains the following coding sequences:
- the LOC143659526 gene encoding alpha-1-acid glycoprotein 1-like, with protein MALPWALAVLSLLPLLSAQSPVCDHLEAAPITNTTLQRLSGKWFYIAAVLRNSEYQNESRGIEADFFYMTPNLTEDSLLFRQYLTMGHRCIYNVSSGNIQRQNGTLSQIVQDREHFANLWLTKDPETFMFLFFPEDEQNRGLSFYARKPEVTKEQLREFHEALTCVGLQDDEILYTDGKKDQCGPLEKQQEEERKKENTES; from the exons ATGGCGCTGCCCTGGGCCCTCGCAGTCCTGAGCCTCCTTCCTCTGCTGAGTGCCCAGAGCCCAGTGTGTGACCACCTGGAGGCTGCGCCCATCACCAACACAACCCTGCAGCGG CTCTCTGGCAAGTGGTTTTACATTGCTGCTGTTTTACGTAACTCTGAGTACCAGAATGAAAGTAGAGGAATCGAAGCAGACTTCTTTTATATGACACCCAACTTGACAGAAGACAGCCTACTCTTCAGGCAGTATCTGACCAT GGGGCACAGGTGCATCTACAATGTCAGCTCTGGTAACATCCAGAGGCAGAATGGGACCTTATCCCAAATTG TGCAGGACAGAGAACACTTTGCCAACCTGTGGCTCACCAAGGACCCCGAGACCTTCATGTTCTTATTCTTCCCAGAAGATGAGCAGAACCGGGGACTTTCCTTCTACG CCAGGAAGCCGGAAGTGACCAAGGAACAACTGAGGGAGTTCCACGAAGCCCTCACCTGCGTGGGCCTGCAGGACGATGAAATCCTGTACACGGATGGAAAGAAG GATCAATGTGGGCCCCTGGAGAAAcagcaggaggaggagaggaagaaggaaaacacagagtccTAG